The Mastomys coucha isolate ucsf_1 unplaced genomic scaffold, UCSF_Mcou_1 pScaffold14, whole genome shotgun sequence genome window below encodes:
- the Twist2 gene encoding twist-related protein 2: MEEGSSSPVSPVDSLGTSEEELERQPKRFGRKRRYSKKSSEDGSPTPGKRGKKGSPSAQSFEELQSQRILANVRERQRTQSLNEAFAALRKIIPTLPSDKLSKIQTLKLAARYIDFLYQVLQSDEMDNKMTSCSYVAHERLSYAFSVWRMEGAWSMSASH, translated from the coding sequence ATGGAGGAGGGCTCCAGCTCGCCGGTGTCCCCCGTGGACAGTCTGGGCACCAGCGAGGAAGAGCTGGAGCGGCAGCCCAAGCGCTTCGGCCGGAAGCGGCGCTACAGCAAGAAATCTAGTGAAGATGGCAGCCCGACCCCGGGCAAGCGCGGCAAGAAGGGCAGCCCGAGCGCGCAGTCCTTCGAGGAGCTGCAGAGCCAGCGCATCCTGGCCAACGTGCGCGAGCGCCAGCGCACCCAGTCGCTCAACGAGGCCTTCGCCGCGCTGCGCAAGATCATCCCCACGCTCCCCTCGGACAAGCTCAGCAAGATCCAGACGCTCAAGCTGGCCGCCAGGTACATAGACTTCCTCTACCAGGTTCTGCAGAGCGACGAGATGGACAATAAGATGACCAGCTGCAGCTACGTGGCTCACGAGCGTCTCAGCTACGCCTTCTCCGTGTGGCGCATGGAAGGCGCGTGGTCCATGTCCGCCTCCCACTAG